A single region of the bacterium genome encodes:
- the mraZ gene encoding division/cell wall cluster transcriptional repressor MraZ, whose protein sequence is MYLGRYSYNLDEKGRLAIPAKLRSGGEEEATEAEDKWVLAQGLDHCLFLYPQSEWGEVSARIQALAANRSAARRFARILFAGAVEVTLDRQGRVNIPAHLRQWATLEREAVVIGVGRRIEIWDKQSWQDYTASADYEEAAEKLADLEF, encoded by the coding sequence CTCCTACAACCTGGACGAAAAGGGCCGCCTGGCGATTCCGGCCAAGCTGCGCTCCGGCGGCGAGGAGGAGGCAACTGAAGCCGAAGACAAATGGGTCCTGGCCCAGGGGCTCGACCACTGCCTTTTCCTCTACCCCCAGAGCGAGTGGGGCGAGGTTTCGGCTCGGATACAGGCTCTGGCCGCGAACCGTTCGGCCGCGCGCCGCTTCGCCCGCATCCTCTTCGCCGGCGCGGTCGAGGTCACCCTGGACCGGCAGGGCCGGGTGAACATCCCGGCGCACCTCCGCCAGTGGGCGACCCTGGAACGCGAGGCCGTAGTCATCGGCGTTGGCCGACGGATCGAAATTTGGGACAAGCAGAGTTGGCAGGATTACACCGCCAGCGCCGACTACGAGGAGGCCGCGGAGAAACTGGCCGATTTGGAGTTTTAG